In Candidatus Defluviilinea proxima, a single genomic region encodes these proteins:
- a CDS encoding HAD-IB family hydrolase, with product MIIALFDADGTLYTGQFGRGLMKYSSEHNRRFFAQRYYFRILPTYMLYKLKLGNREKVQRALLAYLSGMLQGLDHEQANTALTWLAFEYLLPTQREDVIKRMKEHSAKGHKVIIVSGMFTECAEIFKAHFGMDGAIGTQSEFKDGRYTGKNIPPLISGAVKVDKVRELVKERDWDVDWAASYAYGDSFSDNHMLNLVGNPVAVYPDKKLHALAKEKNWEVLGKPKD from the coding sequence ATGATCATAGCCTTATTCGATGCAGACGGAACTCTATACACGGGACAATTCGGGCGTGGGTTGATGAAATATTCATCCGAGCACAACCGCCGGTTTTTTGCTCAACGATATTACTTTAGGATTCTTCCTACTTATATGTTATACAAGCTGAAACTCGGCAACCGCGAAAAAGTACAGCGTGCCCTGCTAGCCTACCTCAGTGGAATGTTGCAAGGACTTGACCATGAACAAGCCAACACCGCACTAACCTGGCTTGCGTTTGAATATCTTCTTCCCACTCAACGCGAGGATGTTATTAAACGAATGAAAGAACATTCAGCCAAGGGGCATAAAGTTATTATTGTCTCAGGCATGTTCACGGAATGTGCCGAGATATTCAAAGCCCATTTCGGAATGGACGGAGCGATCGGCACACAATCAGAGTTCAAAGATGGGCGGTACACGGGAAAGAATATTCCACCGTTGATCAGTGGCGCAGTCAAAGTAGACAAGGTCCGAGAGCTGGTCAAAGAGCGAGACTGGGATGTGGATTGGGCCGCCAGTTATGCATACGGTGATTCGTTTTCCGACAATCACATGTTGAACCTGGTGGGAAATCCTGTAGCAGTGTATCCTGACAAAAAGCTACACGCCCTTGCAAAAGAAAAGAACTGGGAAGTATTGGGAAAGCCGAAGGACTAG
- a CDS encoding response regulator transcription factor, translating into MPKKILLVDDEPEILEICRDYLKASNYDVVTAKDGAQGLSSARREKPDLIVLDLMMPEMDGLDLCRTIRRESNVPIIMLTARVEETDKLIGLELGADDYMTKPFSPRELVARVKVVLRRVSGDSAAEVIRVGNVSLDRTQYEVQIGNRVITLTPTEFEIMATLMSQPSRIFSRNQLLNAAHGVAFESYERAIDSHIRNLRRKLEPDELIFTVHGVGYKFEAK; encoded by the coding sequence ATGCCGAAGAAAATCCTGCTTGTAGATGATGAGCCAGAGATCCTTGAGATCTGTCGTGATTATCTTAAGGCTTCCAACTATGATGTTGTCACAGCGAAAGACGGCGCGCAGGGACTATCGTCTGCGCGCCGTGAAAAGCCTGACCTGATCGTGCTCGACTTGATGATGCCTGAGATGGATGGTCTTGATCTATGCCGTACTATTCGGCGCGAAAGCAATGTGCCCATTATCATGCTTACTGCTCGTGTCGAGGAGACTGACAAACTCATTGGTCTTGAACTTGGTGCTGACGATTACATGACCAAGCCGTTTAGTCCACGAGAATTGGTGGCACGTGTTAAGGTCGTGTTACGACGCGTTAGCGGCGACTCGGCGGCGGAAGTGATCAGAGTGGGAAATGTTTCGTTGGACAGAACCCAGTATGAAGTCCAGATTGGGAATCGTGTGATTACATTGACCCCTACAGAGTTCGAAATTATGGCAACCCTCATGAGTCAGCCAAGTCGCATTTTTTCCCGTAATCAATTGTTGAACGCCGCGCATGGCGTTGCGTTTGAAAGTTATGAGCGCGCCATCGATTCTCACATCCGCAACCTGCGCCGAAAGCTTGAACCCGACGAATTGATCTTCACTGTGCATGGTGTGGGTTATAAATTTGAGGCTAAATGA
- a CDS encoding efflux RND transporter periplasmic adaptor subunit, translating to MFKNKKIRNWIIAIVAIAIVAFVAVQMILPASASTSTAAQKEKVIAIDVAETIEASGTLDAQPFASLAWKTSGIVEKVNVQPGDMVKAGDVLLALQPASTSSNIVAAQADLVNAQQELDDLLNSGTSLAQAAIDLKDAQEAYTKADNYLRYLQTSESVPQTIYESKLVSTNRNGWQYEYDLQNYRGPAPEDWILDAKNDLALKKAELDDAQRNYDSLLAGEDSADVIAAKANVEAAQVTVSSLYITAPFDGKVLAVKDVVGDLVDANAVSVYVADMNRLYVDAQVDESDVAKVKMGQQVDVTLDALAGVTLTGTVTAINPVGEEVSGLVKYSVHIDLDKVTDQDFIPLGTTANVTIHVMDATASLTVPITTIQNDAKGEFVLVAQRDGSTKRVDVVTGAIVGDKVVVTGDLREGDVIQVNDGSSFNAPNPFGGGTQ from the coding sequence ATGTTTAAAAATAAAAAAATTAGAAATTGGATCATCGCCATTGTGGCAATTGCTATAGTTGCTTTTGTGGCGGTACAAATGATCTTGCCCGCGAGTGCCAGTACATCAACTGCCGCACAGAAAGAAAAGGTGATCGCCATTGATGTGGCAGAGACCATTGAAGCATCAGGCACCTTGGATGCCCAACCGTTTGCCAGCCTGGCGTGGAAAACGAGCGGCATTGTTGAGAAGGTTAACGTTCAGCCCGGGGATATGGTGAAGGCTGGTGATGTTTTGTTGGCGTTACAACCAGCGAGTACTTCTTCGAACATTGTAGCCGCGCAGGCAGACTTGGTGAATGCACAGCAGGAACTTGATGACTTGTTAAATTCAGGCACGTCTTTAGCGCAAGCCGCCATTGACCTGAAGGATGCCCAGGAAGCGTATACAAAAGCTGATAATTATCTTCGATATTTGCAGACATCTGAAAGCGTTCCGCAAACCATTTACGAAAGCAAGCTTGTGAGCACGAATCGTAATGGCTGGCAATATGAGTACGATCTCCAGAATTACCGTGGTCCCGCTCCAGAAGATTGGATCTTGGATGCTAAAAATGACCTCGCTTTGAAAAAGGCTGAATTGGATGATGCACAACGCAACTATGACAGTCTTTTGGCGGGCGAAGATTCTGCAGATGTGATCGCGGCAAAAGCCAACGTGGAAGCGGCGCAGGTGACTGTAAGCTCCTTGTATATCACTGCACCATTCGATGGAAAGGTGCTTGCAGTAAAGGATGTGGTCGGTGATTTGGTGGATGCGAATGCGGTCTCTGTGTATGTCGCAGATATGAATCGGCTTTACGTAGATGCGCAGGTGGATGAATCAGATGTGGCAAAGGTCAAGATGGGGCAACAGGTTGATGTCACGTTGGATGCGTTAGCAGGAGTTACGCTCACTGGTACCGTGACGGCGATCAATCCTGTTGGTGAGGAAGTTTCTGGTTTAGTAAAGTATTCCGTCCACATTGACCTTGATAAAGTGACAGATCAGGATTTTATCCCGTTGGGGACGACTGCGAATGTGACGATCCATGTAATGGATGCTACCGCTTCGTTGACTGTTCCGATCACGACCATTCAGAATGATGCTAAAGGCGAATTTGTGCTGGTCGCGCAACGTGACGGTTCCACGAAGCGCGTGGATGTGGTCACTGGTGCGATCGTGGGCGATAAAGTTGTGGTGACGGGTGACTTACGTGAAGGTGATGTTATTCAAGTGAACGATGGTAGTAGCTTCAATGCGCCCAACCCATTTGGCGGAGGTACTCAATGA
- a CDS encoding GHKL domain-containing protein — MLKKLREWASNPSFEGDEHKTRLAGLLNTILWIFILTSSIYGLFAPIESALRIQRIIIIAPFILTMLGLKQFVNQGHVRLVGYLIVFSLWLIFTVAMFFGADFRNPAFMGYLIVIICAGLILHWRAAISWSIFCIFTSAVILGLGKFGILRPLATPTPIFAVWAVQSMYILTATFLIGQTLNKIDDAWKNAERELAERRRLEVKYKETIKELESKNAELERFTYTVSHDLKSPLITIGGFIGLLEEDMRSGNTAKFHKDLERISDAKDKMHRLLNELLELSRIGRLVNKSTDTPFAKIIDDALILTRGRIMASNVQVTVDKDLPTVTGDSPRLVEVMQNLIDNAAKFTIDQPNPQIHIGMRDYKGETVFYIKDNGIGIDPAYHEKVFGLFDKLNPKSEGTGVGLALVKRIIEVHGGRIWVESDGIEQGSTFYFTLPIK; from the coding sequence ATGCTGAAAAAGCTTCGTGAGTGGGCTTCAAATCCAAGTTTTGAAGGGGATGAGCACAAAACACGTTTAGCTGGGTTGCTCAACACGATCCTATGGATTTTCATTTTAACATCCAGCATTTATGGACTTTTCGCTCCCATCGAATCAGCATTACGAATACAACGAATTATAATTATTGCCCCGTTTATATTGACCATGCTGGGGTTGAAGCAATTTGTCAATCAGGGACATGTACGCTTGGTAGGATATTTGATTGTTTTTTCACTTTGGCTCATATTTACAGTTGCGATGTTTTTTGGTGCAGATTTTAGAAACCCAGCCTTTATGGGGTATCTAATAGTTATCATTTGTGCAGGGTTGATCTTACACTGGCGTGCCGCCATCAGTTGGAGTATTTTCTGCATTTTTACAAGTGCTGTTATTCTCGGGCTTGGGAAATTTGGCATCTTGCGTCCATTAGCCACCCCCACGCCGATCTTTGCAGTTTGGGCAGTGCAAAGTATGTACATTCTTACAGCTACGTTTTTGATTGGGCAGACTCTCAACAAAATTGATGATGCGTGGAAGAATGCCGAACGCGAACTTGCCGAACGCAGACGTTTAGAAGTAAAGTACAAGGAGACGATCAAGGAGCTGGAGTCGAAAAACGCAGAACTGGAACGGTTTACATACACCGTGTCACACGACCTTAAGAGCCCATTGATCACAATCGGGGGATTTATCGGTTTATTGGAAGAGGATATGCGTTCCGGGAATACAGCTAAATTCCACAAAGACCTGGAGCGTATCAGCGATGCAAAAGACAAAATGCACCGCCTGCTGAATGAATTGCTTGAACTTTCGCGTATTGGTCGCCTTGTCAATAAATCAACTGATACACCTTTTGCAAAAATCATTGACGATGCATTGATATTGACACGTGGCAGGATCATGGCGAGCAATGTTCAGGTTACAGTGGATAAAGACCTGCCAACTGTAACTGGAGATAGTCCACGGTTGGTGGAGGTTATGCAAAACCTGATTGATAACGCGGCAAAGTTTACAATCGACCAGCCTAACCCGCAAATTCACATCGGCATGCGGGACTATAAAGGTGAGACGGTCTTTTATATCAAAGACAATGGAATCGGGATCGACCCTGCTTATCACGAAAAGGTCTTTGGCCTATTCGATAAGCTAAACCCCAAAAGTGAAGGAACTGGTGTGGGGCTGGCGCTTGTCAAACGCATTATTGAAGTACACGGGGGTCGTATCTGGGTCGAATCAGATGGCATAGAACAAGGCAGTACTTTTTATTTCACACTGCCTATCAAGTAA
- a CDS encoding ABC transporter ATP-binding protein yields the protein MIRAEELTKVYQMGETEVRALDGASFTIEKGEMVAIMGPSGSGKSTLMSIIGCLDVPTSGRYTLDSVAVENVGETELAEIRGRKIGFVFQQFNLLSRTSALENVMLPLTYAGVSGKERNTRAMKALERVGLGGRTQHAPNELSGGQQQRVAIARALVNEPAIILADEPTGALDSKTGVEIMDLFQSLYRDSGQTVILVTHDAYVARHTNRIIKISDGRIVSDEVNHNPIKAGAPRPEEVL from the coding sequence ATGATTCGCGCGGAAGAATTGACGAAGGTGTATCAGATGGGTGAAACGGAAGTACGTGCTCTCGATGGAGCGAGTTTCACCATCGAAAAAGGGGAGATGGTTGCCATCATGGGGCCATCTGGCTCAGGCAAGAGTACGTTGATGTCCATTATTGGTTGTCTTGATGTGCCTACCAGTGGAAGATATACATTGGATAGTGTCGCAGTCGAAAATGTAGGCGAAACGGAGCTCGCTGAGATCCGTGGACGTAAGATCGGGTTTGTGTTCCAACAATTTAATTTATTGTCGCGTACAAGTGCGCTTGAAAATGTAATGTTGCCATTGACATACGCTGGTGTTTCAGGAAAAGAGCGGAACACGCGTGCAATGAAAGCCTTGGAACGTGTCGGTCTTGGAGGGCGAACCCAACATGCCCCTAATGAACTCTCAGGAGGTCAGCAACAACGTGTGGCGATAGCACGTGCATTAGTCAATGAGCCAGCCATTATTCTGGCTGATGAACCGACAGGTGCGTTGGATAGCAAAACAGGTGTCGAGATCATGGACCTATTTCAGAGTCTTTACAGGGATAGTGGCCAGACTGTGATCTTGGTAACCCATGATGCGTATGTAGCTCGTCACACCAATCGAATCATAAAAATTTCGGACGGGCGTATTGTTTCGGATGAAGTGAACCACAATCCGATCAAGGCAGGCGCACCACGGCCTGAGGAAGTGTTGTAG
- a CDS encoding HAMP domain-containing protein: MKPSVREIRWRLLFLLLRAFVVVVFLSFFIFTFILGYFLTSSSTPVPFPFVSTLEGYYLAKGSWDGVDVVFDSTNGLHVLNPILLDKDQRIILDRGSDSVSTVGSQYENQKEDVVLRLKVQGETIGYVVITAYSLSQRFNLARAILFPVGIISFVLAIFLMLVSVLLTRRFVNPLADVIYAAREVSSGKLNTRIPLEGPQDLRSLSESFNEMATELERNDRERRDMLADIAHELRTPLSVIRGRLEGIVDGIYPENGPQVSMALEQAYLLQRLVDDLRLLTLAETRQLPFDKRDVNVGNVIHRVVEMLSAEAKEKNISLSFSEQSGNLFAQLDPQRFEQAVSNLVGNAIRYVPDGGRVWITANETSDGLRITINDNGNGIPAEDLPFIFDRFWRKDKSRARLSGGTGLGLAITKQLIEAQDGTIEAENLEAGGLQVTIVLKK, encoded by the coding sequence ATGAAACCATCTGTTCGTGAAATTCGCTGGCGTTTGTTGTTTCTTTTGTTGCGCGCATTTGTCGTCGTTGTCTTTCTTTCCTTTTTTATTTTCACTTTCATTCTTGGATATTTTTTAACTTCCTCGTCGACGCCAGTGCCGTTTCCGTTTGTCAGTACACTCGAAGGGTATTATCTTGCGAAAGGCAGTTGGGATGGTGTTGATGTCGTCTTTGATTCAACAAATGGCTTGCATGTACTGAATCCTATTTTGCTGGATAAAGATCAACGCATCATTCTGGACCGAGGGTCTGATTCTGTTTCGACAGTTGGCTCACAGTATGAGAATCAAAAAGAAGACGTGGTGCTCAGGTTGAAGGTACAGGGCGAAACGATTGGATACGTGGTGATCACGGCGTATTCACTCTCACAGCGATTTAACTTGGCGCGTGCGATTCTTTTTCCTGTCGGTATTATTTCCTTTGTGTTGGCAATATTTTTGATGTTGGTGTCGGTCTTGCTGACACGTCGCTTTGTCAATCCTTTGGCCGATGTGATCTATGCGGCACGTGAAGTCTCATCGGGTAAGTTGAACACGCGCATCCCGTTGGAAGGGCCACAGGATTTGCGTAGTCTCTCTGAAAGTTTCAACGAAATGGCAACCGAACTTGAACGCAATGATCGCGAACGCCGTGACATGCTCGCGGACATTGCACATGAATTACGCACACCGCTTTCCGTGATCCGTGGACGCCTCGAAGGCATTGTGGATGGTATTTACCCCGAGAATGGTCCGCAAGTTTCCATGGCGTTGGAGCAGGCCTATTTATTACAGCGACTTGTTGACGACCTGCGCCTGCTCACGCTTGCCGAAACACGTCAATTACCGTTTGATAAGCGTGATGTGAATGTTGGAAATGTGATCCATAGAGTTGTTGAAATGCTCTCTGCAGAGGCAAAGGAGAAAAATATTTCTTTATCCTTTAGCGAGCAAAGCGGAAATTTATTTGCTCAACTTGACCCGCAACGTTTTGAGCAAGCTGTCAGTAATTTGGTTGGCAATGCGATTCGGTATGTCCCTGATGGTGGCAGAGTCTGGATCACAGCAAATGAGACAAGCGATGGTTTACGCATTACCATTAACGATAACGGCAATGGGATCCCTGCTGAAGACCTGCCCTTTATCTTTGACCGTTTCTGGCGCAAAGATAAATCTCGCGCTCGTCTCTCTGGCGGCACGGGCCTCGGACTCGCGATCACAAAACAACTCATCGAAGCGCAGGATGGAACGATTGAAGCGGAAAACTTGGAAGCAGGTGGATTGCAAGTAACGATAGTTCTGAAGAAGTAA
- a CDS encoding ABC transporter ATP-binding protein, which yields MNSSLVNAIEVSHLRRIFTSQIGVIKRTAKEVVAVDDVSFEIQEGELFGLLGPNGAGKTTTVKMLTTLLIPTGGSASVKGFDVVAQANEVRKRIGFIFGGERGLYWRLSGVDNLRYFASLYNLDYDVTKKRIPQLLELVGLNGRGDEKVQGYSRGMKQRLHVARTLLHDPDVLFLDEPTLGLDPVGAREFRQVILDLQSQKKTILLTTHYMFEADALCDRIAIINHGRIIASDTPSGLKAHVRDLNVVEVETFGAPVNMIEKLRALPFADAVSVEEQGQRQMLLIQTSRGAEAVPDVMSALEGLKVGRVIVREPTLEDAYVRLVGGDA from the coding sequence ATGAACAGTTCTTTAGTGAACGCAATTGAAGTGTCCCACCTTAGACGTATCTTTACATCCCAGATCGGCGTCATCAAACGCACTGCAAAGGAAGTGGTCGCTGTGGATGACGTCTCGTTTGAAATTCAGGAGGGCGAACTATTCGGACTCCTTGGCCCGAACGGTGCTGGCAAAACAACCACGGTCAAGATGTTGACCACGCTTCTCATCCCTACGGGTGGGTCTGCTTCTGTAAAAGGATTTGATGTCGTCGCCCAAGCCAATGAGGTGCGGAAGCGTATCGGCTTTATCTTCGGTGGCGAACGTGGATTGTATTGGCGTCTCTCTGGCGTGGATAATCTCCGTTATTTCGCCAGTCTCTATAACTTGGATTATGACGTCACCAAAAAACGGATTCCGCAACTGCTCGAACTTGTCGGCTTGAATGGACGTGGTGACGAGAAAGTGCAAGGATATTCGCGCGGCATGAAGCAACGCTTGCATGTAGCGCGGACTCTTCTGCACGACCCTGATGTGCTGTTCCTTGATGAACCAACCCTGGGGCTTGACCCTGTCGGTGCGCGCGAGTTCCGCCAAGTGATCCTTGATCTGCAATCTCAGAAGAAAACCATTTTACTTACCACGCATTACATGTTTGAGGCCGATGCGCTTTGTGATCGCATCGCCATCATCAATCACGGACGTATCATCGCCAGCGATACCCCCAGCGGGCTTAAGGCTCACGTCCGTGATTTGAATGTGGTGGAAGTGGAAACCTTCGGCGCACCGGTCAATATGATCGAAAAACTACGCGCCTTGCCGTTCGCGGATGCGGTATCTGTTGAGGAACAAGGACAAAGGCAAATGTTGCTGATTCAGACGTCCCGTGGGGCTGAGGCGGTGCCAGATGTCATGTCTGCGCTCGAAGGTTTGAAAGTCGGTCGAGTCATTGTCCGTGAACCGACTCTTGAAGATGCCTATGTGCGGCTGGTGGGAGGTGACGCATGA
- a CDS encoding ABC transporter permease: MLFSENFKIALRALRANKMRSVLTMLGIVIGVATVVALLSIGQGATASITSSIQNNGSNLLTISPGRQQGGGAGLGQSRQTSYLYYSDYQLIQRSLTENISALAPSYQSSYTVKYGSESFSVNVSGVVEDHQEANSYEVAQGRFITDGDNKSQSLVAVLGSETATDLFGGLAPIGKTISINGVKFDVVGVLESKGSSGLGGSADDVIFIPLDTGYNKLFGATATYNDKKIVNRISVSVTTTEAMDTVSAQIEFLLRRAHKLASTDQLDFNVLSQSDLLSTLTSVTQILTTFLGAIAGISLLVGGIGIMNIMLVSVTERTKEIGLRKAVGATKNQILTQFLIETMTLSVLGGLIGILLGVGIALVFSATGLIASVITVNSILLAFFFALLIGVFFGLYPAFRAANLHPMVALRYE, encoded by the coding sequence ATGTTGTTTTCAGAGAATTTCAAGATTGCGCTGCGTGCATTGCGCGCTAATAAGATGCGATCAGTGCTTACAATGCTGGGTATTGTGATCGGTGTGGCAACGGTGGTGGCACTACTTTCCATTGGACAAGGAGCTACAGCCAGTATTACGAGTTCCATTCAGAACAATGGCTCAAACCTGTTGACCATTTCCCCTGGGCGCCAGCAAGGTGGTGGAGCCGGGTTGGGACAATCGCGACAGACGAGTTATCTGTATTACTCGGATTATCAGTTGATTCAGCGCTCGTTAACAGAAAACATCAGTGCCCTTGCGCCGAGTTACCAGTCCTCATATACAGTGAAGTATGGTTCTGAGAGTTTCAGCGTGAATGTGAGTGGTGTTGTGGAAGATCACCAGGAAGCGAATTCCTACGAAGTGGCACAGGGGCGCTTCATCACGGACGGTGATAACAAGTCGCAGTCATTGGTGGCTGTGTTGGGTTCAGAGACAGCGACAGACTTGTTTGGTGGGCTGGCGCCTATCGGTAAGACGATCTCTATCAATGGCGTGAAGTTTGATGTGGTCGGTGTGTTGGAATCTAAGGGATCATCGGGACTTGGTGGCTCTGCTGATGATGTGATTTTCATTCCGTTAGATACAGGCTATAACAAATTATTTGGTGCTACTGCCACATACAACGATAAGAAGATCGTTAATCGGATTTCAGTCTCTGTTACAACCACCGAAGCCATGGATACGGTCTCGGCTCAGATCGAATTCCTGCTTCGCCGTGCACATAAACTTGCCTCGACCGACCAGCTGGACTTCAATGTGTTGAGTCAATCTGACTTGTTGAGTACGCTAACTTCTGTGACGCAGATCCTCACAACTTTCCTCGGTGCCATCGCTGGGATTTCCCTTCTGGTGGGTGGTATCGGCATCATGAACATTATGCTGGTCTCGGTTACAGAGCGAACGAAAGAGATCGGTTTGCGTAAGGCAGTTGGTGCGACGAAGAATCAGATACTCACGCAATTTCTCATTGAGACAATGACTCTTAGCGTGTTAGGCGGTCTCATTGGTATTTTGCTGGGCGTGGGAATCGCCTTGGTCTTTTCCGCGACCGGTTTGATCGCCTCTGTCATCACAGTCAATTCGATCCTGCTGGCTTTCTTCTTCGCCTTGCTGATCGGTGTGTTCTTCGGACTGTATCCTGCATTCCGCGCGGCAAACCTGCATCCGATGGTTGCGTTGCGATACGAGTAA
- a CDS encoding ABC transporter permease — translation MMKNLSNNLRLFWQGAVLSYVALFHWMRPIQYMASKILMPLAQMFFFVYLGTYATSADNKSFYIVGNALQIAAVSGIFGMTMSIGGDRDNGTLGYIFGTPANRLIVFMGRAFMNIMDGALGVVIAFVWGVLLMGLDLSHTNLSALALTILITTISTCGLGLLMGCLALITVNVMFVNNFVYFLLLLFSGANIPLAQLPIWIRSISYALPLTRGILAAREIVGGASFVDVSPLLLGELGIGLMYFVAGYLLFAVFEVYAKRRGTLEVF, via the coding sequence ATGATGAAGAACCTTTCTAACAATCTCCGTCTTTTCTGGCAGGGTGCAGTTCTTTCTTATGTGGCCCTCTTCCATTGGATGCGCCCGATTCAATATATGGCGTCCAAGATATTGATGCCGTTGGCGCAAATGTTCTTCTTTGTATATCTCGGGACTTATGCAACAAGCGCGGACAATAAATCGTTCTACATTGTTGGGAATGCTTTGCAGATCGCGGCTGTCAGCGGGATCTTTGGCATGACCATGAGCATCGGTGGCGACCGTGATAACGGTACACTTGGTTATATCTTTGGCACACCAGCGAATCGTCTCATCGTTTTTATGGGCCGTGCCTTCATGAATATTATGGACGGCGCCTTGGGTGTGGTCATCGCCTTTGTGTGGGGCGTGCTCCTCATGGGGCTCGACCTCTCACATACGAACCTATCCGCGCTTGCGTTGACGATACTCATCACAACCATCAGCACCTGCGGTCTTGGGTTATTGATGGGCTGTCTTGCGTTAATCACGGTCAATGTGATGTTTGTCAATAACTTTGTCTATTTTCTATTATTGCTATTCTCTGGCGCGAACATCCCGCTTGCTCAACTCCCAATATGGATCAGATCCATATCTTATGCGCTTCCATTGACGCGCGGTATCTTGGCCGCACGGGAGATTGTCGGCGGCGCGAGTTTTGTGGATGTGTCTCCGCTTTTGCTCGGCGAGTTGGGAATCGGTCTAATGTATTTTGTGGCTGGGTATCTTCTTTTCGCCGTGTTTGAAGTGTACGCAAAGAGACGCGGCACGCTTGAGGTGTTTTAG
- a CDS encoding ABC transporter permease, which yields MNIRMLAKYWRTILVVAEMTMRQQMTDGFILFTVLFQPIIIALLGLWMLQGKGEDAAMFVVVGSGLTGLWSSLLFISGGSINMERWSGTLESLVAIPTPFEVIVFGKNLANVVQSLLSMVLGYLVAAFAFGYSLQIQSPLNFAVSVIFSVVAFISFGLIIAPVFVMNPGVRAWQNAMEFPVYVLCGFLFPIALLPGWTTPVSYLLPPYWAAVALHGTSTTGAPFNEILFAWGMMLLSSVIDLLIASRLFKIMLHRARVDATLGME from the coding sequence ATGAACATTCGTATGCTCGCGAAATATTGGCGGACGATTCTGGTGGTGGCAGAAATGACCATGCGCCAGCAAATGACAGATGGTTTCATTTTGTTTACAGTTTTATTTCAGCCGATCATCATTGCGTTGCTTGGGCTGTGGATGTTGCAAGGCAAAGGCGAGGACGCCGCGATGTTTGTTGTGGTTGGCAGTGGGTTGACGGGATTGTGGTCGAGCCTGTTGTTCATCTCCGGCGGCAGCATCAACATGGAGCGCTGGTCTGGCACGTTGGAGTCACTAGTTGCGATACCAACACCATTCGAGGTGATCGTGTTTGGAAAGAACCTTGCGAATGTGGTGCAATCCCTGCTTTCGATGGTGTTGGGATATTTGGTAGCGGCCTTCGCGTTTGGATATTCCCTCCAAATACAAAGCCCGTTAAATTTTGCCGTGTCTGTGATCTTTTCGGTGGTAGCGTTCATCAGTTTTGGTTTGATCATCGCGCCGGTCTTTGTGATGAACCCTGGTGTGCGCGCCTGGCAAAATGCGATGGAGTTCCCTGTTTATGTTTTATGTGGATTCCTTTTCCCGATCGCGCTCTTACCTGGTTGGACGACTCCTGTCTCGTATCTGCTTCCGCCATATTGGGCGGCGGTCGCTCTTCATGGGACCTCGACAACTGGTGCGCCATTCAACGAGATTCTCTTCGCTTGGGGCATGATGCTTCTTTCCTCTGTGATCGATCTGCTCATTGCCTCACGTTTGTTCAAGATCATGCTTCACAGAGCCCGAGTCGACGCGACATTAGGAATGGAATGA